A genomic window from Quercus lobata isolate SW786 chromosome 10, ValleyOak3.0 Primary Assembly, whole genome shotgun sequence includes:
- the LOC115965325 gene encoding probable alpha-mannosidase At5g13980 isoform X2 translates to MAFPSAWSLVFFLGVVLSAFVFQCAESKYVKYNTTSTIVPGKLNVHFVAHSHDDVGWLKTIDQYYVGSNNSIKRGSVQDVLDSIVPALLADKNRKFIFIEQAFFQRWWRDQSVEVQSIVKQLVSSGQLELINGGMCMHDEATAHYIDMIDQTTLGHRFIKEEFNVTPRIGWQIDTFGHSAVQAYLLGAEVGFDSLFFARIDYQDRAKRENEKSLEVIWRGSKSLGSSARIFAGAFPDNYETTSNFYFEVNDDSTNSLIIQDDINFFDYNVPQRINEFVAAAVSQANITRTNHIMWTMGKDFNYQYAHTWFRQMDKFLHYVNQDGRVNALYSTPSIYTDAKHAAKESWPIKTDDYFPYADREHAYWTGYFTSRPALKGYVRMMSAYYLAARQLEFFKGRNKSGPNTDYLADALAIVQHHDAVSGTEMQHVADDYAKRLSIGYKECPLLNISYCPPSEVDLSNGKNLVIVVYNPLGWRREDVIRIPVINENVAVWDSSGKEVESQLLPLLNVSVTVRKYHVKAYLGKSPKTAPNYWLAFSATVPPLGFSTYIVSSSKWADATSVRQEYKSESRKNDTIKVGPGKLKLIYSGNQGKLAQYINSKSLVKASVQQSYSYYPGNDGSMDPQASGAYIFRPNGTHSIKSDNKAPFTVFRGPLLDEVHQRINSWIYQITRVYKGKEHVEVEFMVGPIPIDDGIGKEIVTQITTTLKNNKMFYTDSSGRDFIERIRDYRKDWDLEVNEPIAGNYYPINLGIYIKDNSTELSVLVDRSVGGSSIRDGQLELMLHRRLVQDDSRGVIEQLNETVCISNTCTGLTVLGKYYLRIDPLGEGAKWRRSFGQEIYSPLLVAFTEQDGHDWTKLHLPTFHGMAPSYNLPENVAIITLQELEDGKALFRLAHLYEVGEDKDLSVMTSVELKKVFPNKKIKKITETSLSANQERTEMERKRLVWKVEGSSEEEEPKVVRGGPIDPAKLVVNLAPMEIRTFIIEFSY, encoded by the exons ATGGCGTTTCCATCAGCGTGGTCATTGGTTTTCTTCTTAGGAGTAGTACTGAGCGCTTTTGTTTTCCAATGCGCAGAGTCCAAGTATGTAAAGTACAATACAACATCGACCATTGTTCCTGGGAAGCTCAATGTTCATTTTGTCGCTCACTCCCACGATGATGTCGGATGGTTGAAGACCATTGATCAGTATTACGTTGGTTCCAACAACTCCATTAAA AGAGGGTCCGTTCAAGATGTGCTGGATTCTATAGTTCCGGCTTTGTTGGCTGACAAGAATCGCAAGTTCATCTTTATTGAACAG GCATTTTTCCAGCGATGGTGGAGAGACCAGAGCGTGGAGGTCCAAAGTATAGTCAAGCAGTTAGTCAGCTCTGGTCAGCTGGAGTTAAT AAATGGAGGTATGTGCATGCATGATGAGGCTACTGCACATTACATTGACATGATTGACCAAACAACTCTTGGGCACCGATTTATCAAAGAAGAATTCAATGTAACTCCGAGAATTGGCTGGCAAATTGATACATTTGGACATTCTGCAGTGCAGGCTTACTTGTTAGGGGCGGAG GTTGGGTTTGACTCTCTTTTCTTTGCACGTATTGACTACCAAGACCGAGctaaaagggaaaatgagaaaAGTCTCGAGGTTATCTGGCGGGGCTCTAAGAGTCTTGGTTCATCTGCACGA ATTTTTGCTGGGGCATTTCCAGATAATTATGAAACTACCAGTAATTTCTACTTTGAAGTGAATGATGATTCCACTAATTCGCTTATTATTCAG GATGACATCAATTTTTTTGACTATAATGTCCCTCAGCGCATCAACGAGTTTGTAGCTGCTGCAGTATCACAA GCTAACATTACTCGCACAAATCATATCATGTGGACCATGGGAAAAGATTTCAATTACCAATATGCACATACATGGTTTCGGCAAATGGACAAGTTTCTTCATTATGTCAATCAA GATGGGCGTGTTAATGCCCTCTACTCAACCCCATCAATATATACTGACGCGAAACATGCAGCAAAAGAGTCCTGGCCGATCAAGACTGATGACTACTTTCC ATATGCAGACCGTGAACATGCTTACTGGACTGGATATTTTACTAGTAGGCCTGCCCTCAAAGGCTATGTTAGAATGATGAGTGCCTACTATTTG GCAGCAAGGCAATTGGAATTTTTTAAGGGGAGGAATAAATCAGGGCCCAATACAGACTATTTGGCTGATGCTTTAGCAATTGTTCAACATCATGATGCAGTTAGTGGTACAGAGATGCAGCATGTGGCGGATGATTATGCAAAAAGACTTTCAATAGGTTACAAGGAG TGTCCACTTCTGAATATAAGTTATTGTCCTCCATCAGAAGTTGATCTgtcaaatgggaaaaacctG GTGATTGTTGTCTACAATCCTCTAGGATGGAGAAGAGAGGATGTTATAAGAATTCCC GTTATCAATGAAAATGTGGCTGTTTGGGATTCTAGTGGAAAAGAGGTTGAATCACAGCTCCTACCTCTACTTAATGTCTCAGTGACAGTAAGGAAGTACCATGTTAAGGCATATCTGGGTAAATCTCCAAAAACAGCACCTAATTATTGGCTCGCATTTTCAGCAACTGTACCACCTCTTGGTTTCAGCACTTACATTGTCTCAAGTTCCAAATGGGCAG ATGCTACTTCTGTGAGACAAGAGTACAAGTCAGAAAGCAGAAAAAATGATACAATAAAAGTAGGCCCAGGAAAATTGAAACTTATTTATTCTGGAAATCAAGGAAAACTTGCACAATACATTAACAGCAAAAGTTTG GTCAAAGCATCTGTACAGCAATCATATAGCTATTACCCTGGAAATGATGGGAGCATGGATCCTCAG gccTCTGGAGCATATATCTTTCGGCCAAATGGTACACATTCCATCAAATCTGATAACAAG GCTCCTTTTACTGTTTTTCGGGGACCATTATTGGATGAAGTACATCAGAGGATCAACTCATGGATATATCAG ATCACCAGAGTATACAAGGGAAAAGAGCATGTGGAAGTTGAGTTCATG GTTGGGCCTATACCTATTGATGATGGAATTGGCAAAGAGATTGTAACTCAGATTACAACAACGctgaaaaacaacaaaatgtTCTATACTGATTCTAGTGGGCGTGATTTTATTGAGAGG ATTCGAGATTATAGAAAAGATTGGGACCTGGAAGTGAATGAACCTATTGCAGGAAATTATTACCCC ATTAATCTTGGAATTTACATTAAAGACAACAGTACTGAGCTCTCTGTCTTAGTGGATCGATCTGTGGGGGGATCCAGCATTAGGGATGGGCAACTAGAACTGATGCTTCACAG GAGGTTGGTTCAAGATGATTCAAGAGGTGTTATAGAGCAACTAAATGAGACAGTTTGCATTTCTAACACTTGCACAGGACTAACT GTCCTAGGAAAGTATTATCTTAGAATTGATCCTTTAGGAGAGGGTGCAAAATGGCGTCGATCATTTGGTCAGGAGATATACTCTCCACTTCTTGTAGCCTTCACAGAGCAG GATGGACATGATTGGACAAAGTTACATTTGCCAACCTTTCATGGGATGGCCCCCTCCTACAATTTGCCTGAAAATGTTGCAATAATAACCCTCCAG GAACTGGAAGATGGAAAAGCTCTTTTTCGTTTGGCACACCTTTACGAG GTTGGAGAAGACAAGGATCTTTCAGTTATGACAAGTGTAGAACTGAAAAAAGTTTTCCCAAATAAGAAG ATAAAGAAGATAACGGAAACGAGTTTATCTGCTAACCAAGAAAGAACAGAAATGGAAAGGAAGAGGCTAGTTTGGAAAGTAGAAGGGTCTTCTGAAGAAGAAGAGCCCAAGGTGGTGAGGGGAGGACCTATCGATCCAGCAAAGTTAGTGGTGAACCTTGCTCCTATGGAAATCCGCACCTTCATCATTGAGTTCAGTTACTAA
- the LOC115965325 gene encoding probable alpha-mannosidase At5g13980 isoform X1: MAFPSAWSLVFFLGVVLSAFVFQCAESKYVKYNTTSTIVPGKLNVHFVAHSHDDVGWLKTIDQYYVGSNNSIKRGSVQDVLDSIVPALLADKNRKFIFIEQAFFQRWWRDQSVEVQSIVKQLVSSGQLELINGGMCMHDEATAHYIDMIDQTTLGHRFIKEEFNVTPRIGWQIDTFGHSAVQAYLLGAEVGFDSLFFARIDYQDRAKRENEKSLEVIWRGSKSLGSSARIFAGAFPDNYETTSNFYFEVNDDSTNSLIIQDDINFFDYNVPQRINEFVAAAVSQANITRTNHIMWTMGKDFNYQYAHTWFRQMDKFLHYVNQDGRVNALYSTPSIYTDAKHAAKESWPIKTDDYFPYADREHAYWTGYFTSRPALKGYVRMMSAYYLAARQLEFFKGRNKSGPNTDYLADALAIVQHHDAVSGTEMQHVADDYAKRLSIGYKETEDVVAASLACVANLTSKTGWRPQTKFQQCPLLNISYCPPSEVDLSNGKNLVIVVYNPLGWRREDVIRIPVINENVAVWDSSGKEVESQLLPLLNVSVTVRKYHVKAYLGKSPKTAPNYWLAFSATVPPLGFSTYIVSSSKWADATSVRQEYKSESRKNDTIKVGPGKLKLIYSGNQGKLAQYINSKSLVKASVQQSYSYYPGNDGSMDPQASGAYIFRPNGTHSIKSDNKAPFTVFRGPLLDEVHQRINSWIYQITRVYKGKEHVEVEFMVGPIPIDDGIGKEIVTQITTTLKNNKMFYTDSSGRDFIERIRDYRKDWDLEVNEPIAGNYYPINLGIYIKDNSTELSVLVDRSVGGSSIRDGQLELMLHRRLVQDDSRGVIEQLNETVCISNTCTGLTVLGKYYLRIDPLGEGAKWRRSFGQEIYSPLLVAFTEQDGHDWTKLHLPTFHGMAPSYNLPENVAIITLQELEDGKALFRLAHLYEVGEDKDLSVMTSVELKKVFPNKKIKKITETSLSANQERTEMERKRLVWKVEGSSEEEEPKVVRGGPIDPAKLVVNLAPMEIRTFIIEFSY, from the exons ATGGCGTTTCCATCAGCGTGGTCATTGGTTTTCTTCTTAGGAGTAGTACTGAGCGCTTTTGTTTTCCAATGCGCAGAGTCCAAGTATGTAAAGTACAATACAACATCGACCATTGTTCCTGGGAAGCTCAATGTTCATTTTGTCGCTCACTCCCACGATGATGTCGGATGGTTGAAGACCATTGATCAGTATTACGTTGGTTCCAACAACTCCATTAAA AGAGGGTCCGTTCAAGATGTGCTGGATTCTATAGTTCCGGCTTTGTTGGCTGACAAGAATCGCAAGTTCATCTTTATTGAACAG GCATTTTTCCAGCGATGGTGGAGAGACCAGAGCGTGGAGGTCCAAAGTATAGTCAAGCAGTTAGTCAGCTCTGGTCAGCTGGAGTTAAT AAATGGAGGTATGTGCATGCATGATGAGGCTACTGCACATTACATTGACATGATTGACCAAACAACTCTTGGGCACCGATTTATCAAAGAAGAATTCAATGTAACTCCGAGAATTGGCTGGCAAATTGATACATTTGGACATTCTGCAGTGCAGGCTTACTTGTTAGGGGCGGAG GTTGGGTTTGACTCTCTTTTCTTTGCACGTATTGACTACCAAGACCGAGctaaaagggaaaatgagaaaAGTCTCGAGGTTATCTGGCGGGGCTCTAAGAGTCTTGGTTCATCTGCACGA ATTTTTGCTGGGGCATTTCCAGATAATTATGAAACTACCAGTAATTTCTACTTTGAAGTGAATGATGATTCCACTAATTCGCTTATTATTCAG GATGACATCAATTTTTTTGACTATAATGTCCCTCAGCGCATCAACGAGTTTGTAGCTGCTGCAGTATCACAA GCTAACATTACTCGCACAAATCATATCATGTGGACCATGGGAAAAGATTTCAATTACCAATATGCACATACATGGTTTCGGCAAATGGACAAGTTTCTTCATTATGTCAATCAA GATGGGCGTGTTAATGCCCTCTACTCAACCCCATCAATATATACTGACGCGAAACATGCAGCAAAAGAGTCCTGGCCGATCAAGACTGATGACTACTTTCC ATATGCAGACCGTGAACATGCTTACTGGACTGGATATTTTACTAGTAGGCCTGCCCTCAAAGGCTATGTTAGAATGATGAGTGCCTACTATTTG GCAGCAAGGCAATTGGAATTTTTTAAGGGGAGGAATAAATCAGGGCCCAATACAGACTATTTGGCTGATGCTTTAGCAATTGTTCAACATCATGATGCAGTTAGTGGTACAGAGATGCAGCATGTGGCGGATGATTATGCAAAAAGACTTTCAATAGGTTACAAGGAG ACAGAGGACGTGGTTGCAGCATCACTTGCCTGTGTTGCAAACTTGACATCAAAAACTGGTTGGCGTCCGCAGACTAAGTTTCAACAg TGTCCACTTCTGAATATAAGTTATTGTCCTCCATCAGAAGTTGATCTgtcaaatgggaaaaacctG GTGATTGTTGTCTACAATCCTCTAGGATGGAGAAGAGAGGATGTTATAAGAATTCCC GTTATCAATGAAAATGTGGCTGTTTGGGATTCTAGTGGAAAAGAGGTTGAATCACAGCTCCTACCTCTACTTAATGTCTCAGTGACAGTAAGGAAGTACCATGTTAAGGCATATCTGGGTAAATCTCCAAAAACAGCACCTAATTATTGGCTCGCATTTTCAGCAACTGTACCACCTCTTGGTTTCAGCACTTACATTGTCTCAAGTTCCAAATGGGCAG ATGCTACTTCTGTGAGACAAGAGTACAAGTCAGAAAGCAGAAAAAATGATACAATAAAAGTAGGCCCAGGAAAATTGAAACTTATTTATTCTGGAAATCAAGGAAAACTTGCACAATACATTAACAGCAAAAGTTTG GTCAAAGCATCTGTACAGCAATCATATAGCTATTACCCTGGAAATGATGGGAGCATGGATCCTCAG gccTCTGGAGCATATATCTTTCGGCCAAATGGTACACATTCCATCAAATCTGATAACAAG GCTCCTTTTACTGTTTTTCGGGGACCATTATTGGATGAAGTACATCAGAGGATCAACTCATGGATATATCAG ATCACCAGAGTATACAAGGGAAAAGAGCATGTGGAAGTTGAGTTCATG GTTGGGCCTATACCTATTGATGATGGAATTGGCAAAGAGATTGTAACTCAGATTACAACAACGctgaaaaacaacaaaatgtTCTATACTGATTCTAGTGGGCGTGATTTTATTGAGAGG ATTCGAGATTATAGAAAAGATTGGGACCTGGAAGTGAATGAACCTATTGCAGGAAATTATTACCCC ATTAATCTTGGAATTTACATTAAAGACAACAGTACTGAGCTCTCTGTCTTAGTGGATCGATCTGTGGGGGGATCCAGCATTAGGGATGGGCAACTAGAACTGATGCTTCACAG GAGGTTGGTTCAAGATGATTCAAGAGGTGTTATAGAGCAACTAAATGAGACAGTTTGCATTTCTAACACTTGCACAGGACTAACT GTCCTAGGAAAGTATTATCTTAGAATTGATCCTTTAGGAGAGGGTGCAAAATGGCGTCGATCATTTGGTCAGGAGATATACTCTCCACTTCTTGTAGCCTTCACAGAGCAG GATGGACATGATTGGACAAAGTTACATTTGCCAACCTTTCATGGGATGGCCCCCTCCTACAATTTGCCTGAAAATGTTGCAATAATAACCCTCCAG GAACTGGAAGATGGAAAAGCTCTTTTTCGTTTGGCACACCTTTACGAG GTTGGAGAAGACAAGGATCTTTCAGTTATGACAAGTGTAGAACTGAAAAAAGTTTTCCCAAATAAGAAG ATAAAGAAGATAACGGAAACGAGTTTATCTGCTAACCAAGAAAGAACAGAAATGGAAAGGAAGAGGCTAGTTTGGAAAGTAGAAGGGTCTTCTGAAGAAGAAGAGCCCAAGGTGGTGAGGGGAGGACCTATCGATCCAGCAAAGTTAGTGGTGAACCTTGCTCCTATGGAAATCCGCACCTTCATCATTGAGTTCAGTTACTAA